From Brassica napus cultivar Da-Ae chromosome A2 unlocalized genomic scaffold, Da-Ae chrA02_Random_33, whole genome shotgun sequence, a single genomic window includes:
- the LOC125574860 gene encoding D-aminoacyl-tRNA deacylase-like, translated as MVLKTSSRNFIRFVHSHKQTQLSPQPLINATCRVPFSKLEMVTLIVATTYDPASINPAAALLAMPGWTTGPTLPPNIKSFTNQQTRLIQHDVSIVKEDDLDSRWEEATGEVVDEVIFLSRHTAASNRPALTVHPIGVLHLKEGESPPHGGKAGWAALPSPRIGPWLRLLKKMAEAHSLVPEFEITLEGTHHGPITSKPTMFLEIGSTEEYWKRQDAAQVIALLIWEGLGLGGGEAVGSWNSETGKRKVLLGIGGGHYAPRHVDVVLKDDIWVGHLLSGYSLPMEEAKPGENHIGGTWRQSIQAAFEATKASFPGGEILAHLDQKSFKGWQKKAITEFLAEQNINVGRPNDFT; from the exons ATGGTTTTGAAAACAAGCAGCCGAAACTTTATACGCTTCGTCCACTCGCACAAACAAACGCAACTCAGTCCCCAACCGCTTATAAACGCGACTTGCCGCGTTCCATTCTCAAAGCTAGAGATGGTGACACTGATCGTCGCGACCACCTACGACCCAGCGTCGATCAACCCCGCGGCGGCGCTTCTCGCCATGCCGGGATGGACCACCGGACCCACCTTACCGCCG AACATCAAGAGCTTCACCAACCAGCAAACGAGGCTGATTCAGCACGATGTGTCTATAGTGAAGGAAGACGATCTCGATTCACGGTGGGAGGAAGCAACCGGAGAGGTTGTAGATGAAGTCATCTTCCTCAGCCGTCACACCGCCGCCTCGAACCGTCCTGCTCTCACCGTTCACCCCATTG GAGTGCTTCACTTAAAGGAAGGAGAATCGCCGCCGCACGGAGGAAAGGCCGGGTGGGCGGCGTTGCCGAGCCCTAGGATTGGTCCATGGTTGCGTCTTTTGAAGAAGATGGCTGAAGCTCATAGCTTGGTTCCTGAGTTTGAG ATAACATTGGAAGGTACTCATCATGGACCTATAACTAGTAAGCCAACCATGTTCTTGGAGATTG GTAGTACAGAGGAATACTGGAAGAGACAAGACGCTGCTCAAGTTATTGCTCTT TTAATATGGGAAGGGCTTGGGCTTGGAGGCGGTGAAGCTGTGGGGAGCTGGAACAG TGAAACTGGAAAGAGGAAGGTTCTTTTAGGGATTGGAGGTGGACACTATGCTCCTCGTCACGTGGATGTAGTTTT GAAAGATGATATATGGGTAGGCCATTTGCTTTCTGGTTACTCATTGCCGATGGAAGAAGCAAAGCCTGGAGAGAATCACATTGGTGGAACTTGGAGACAGTCGATTCAAGCAGCTTTTGAAGCTACCAAAGCTTCATTCCCAGGGGGCGAGATCTTGGCTCATCTTGATCAAAA GAGCTTCAAAGGATGGCAAAAGAAGGCGATTACAGAGTTCTTGGCAGAACAGAACATCAATGTCGGGAGGCCAAACGATTTCACATGA
- the LOC106357767 gene encoding cytosolic sulfotransferase 12: MSSSSSAVPDYLGDEDLTQETRDLISSLPSEKGWLVSQMYQFQGRWHTQALLQGLLECQKHFEATDSDIILVTNPKSGTTWLKALVFALLNRHKFPVSSGDHPLLVTNPHLLVPFLEGVYYESPDFDFSKLSFPRLMNTHIPLLSLPETVKSSSCKIVYCCRNPKDMFVSLWHFGKKLAPDETADYPIEKAVEAFCQGKFIGGPFWDHVLEYWYASLENPNKVLFVTYEELKKQTGDTIKRIAEFLGCGFIGEEEVSGIVKLCSFESLSSLEVNREGKLPNGMETKAFFRKGDVGGWGDTLSESLAEKIDRTIEEKFQGSGLIFSR; encoded by the coding sequence atgtcgtcatcatcatcagctgTTCCTGATTACTTGGGAGATGAAGATCTGACACAAGAAACAAGAGATCTGATCTCCTCTCTTCCAAGCGAGAAAGGTTGGTTGGTGAGCCAAATGTATCAGTTTCAAGGACGTTGGCACACACAAGCTCTGTTACAAGGACTCTTGGAGTGTCAAAAACACTTTGAAGCCACAGATTCCGACATTATCCTTGTCACCAATCCTAAATCAGGTACCACTTGGTTAAAAGCTCTCGTCTTTGCTCTCCTTAACCGACACAAGTTTCCAGTTTCTTCTGGTGATCATCCTCTTCTGGTTACCAACCCGCACCTTCTCGTGCCCTTCTTGGAAGGAGTTTACTATGAGTCTCCAGATTTTGATTTTTCCAAGTTGTCTTTTCCAAGACTCATGAACACGCACATACCGCTTCTCTCCCTGCCAGAGACGGTTAAGAGCTCGTCTTGTAAGATTGTGTATTGTTGTAGGAACCCTAAGGACATGTTTGTCTCCTTATGGCATTTTGGGAAGAAACTTGCTCCTGATGAAACCGCTGATTATCCCATTGAAAAGGCGGTTGAAGCGTTTTGTCAAGGTAAGTTTATAGGTGGACCCTTTTGGGATCATGTGTTGGAGTATTGGTATGCGAGCCTCGAAAATCCGAACAAGGTCTTGTTTGTTACTTATGAGGAGCTGAAGAAGCAGACTGGAGATACGATCAAGAGAATAGCTGAGTTCTTGGGATGTGGATtcattggagaagaagaagtgagtGGGATTGTGAAGTTGTGTAGTTTTGAGAGCTTAAGTAGTTTGGAAGTTAACAGAGAAGGGAAGTTGCCAAATGGAATGGAGACTAAAGCTTTCTTCAGAAAAGGAGATGTTGGAGGATGGGGAGATACTTTGAGTGAGTCCTTGGCAGAGAAAATAGATAGAACCATTGAAGAGAAGTTTCAAGGTTCTGGTCTAATATTTTCTCGTTGA
- the LOC125594043 gene encoding cytosolic sulfotransferase 12-like, whose protein sequence is MSSSSSSYLRDEDLTQETRDLISSLPSEKGWLVSQMYQFQGRWHTQALLQGLLQCQKHFEAKDSDIILVTNPKSGTTWLKALVFALINRNQFPVSSGNHPLLVTNPHLLIPFLEGVYYESPNFDFSELPSPRLMNTHISLLSLPESVKSSSCKIVYCCRNPKDMFVSLWHFGKKLAPEETADYPIEKAVEAFCQGKFIGGPFWDHVLEYWYASLENPNKVLFVTYEELKKQTGDTIKRIAEFLGCGFIEAEEVRGIVKLCSFESLSSLEANREGKLPNGVETKAFFRKGEVGGWRDTLSESLAEEIDRTMEEKFQGSGLKFSC, encoded by the coding sequence atgtcatcatcatcatcatcttacTTGAGAGATGAAGATCTGACACAAGAAACAAGAGATCTGATCTCTTCTCTTCCAAGCGAGAAAGGTTGGTTGGTGAGCCAAATGTATCAGTTTCAAGGACGTTGGCACACACAAGCCCTCTTACAAGGACTCTTGCAATGCCAAAAACACTTTGAGGCCAAAGATTCAGACATTATCCTCGTCACCAATCCTAAATCAGGTACCACTTGGTTAAAAGCTCTTGTCTTTGCTCTCATCAACCGAAACCAGTTTCCAGTTTCTTCTGGAAATCATCCTCTTCTTGTTACCAACCCGCACCTTCTCATACCCTTCTTGGAAGGAGTTTACTACGAGTCTCCAAATTTCGATTTCTCCGAGTTGCCTTCTCCAAGACTCATGAACACGCACATATCGCTTCTTTCCCTGCCCGAGTCCGTTAAGAGCTCGTCTTGTAAGATTGTGTACTGTTGTAGAAACCCAAAGGACATGTTTGTCTCCTTATGGCATTTTGGGAAGAAACTTGCTCCTGAAGAAACCGCTGATTATCCCATTGAAAAGGCGGTTGAAGCGTTTTGTCAAGGTAAGTTTATAGGTGGACCCTTTTGGGATCATGTGTTGGAGTATTGGTATGCGAGCCTCGAAAATCCGAACAAGGTCTTGTTTGTTACTTAtgaagagctgaagaagcagACTGGAGATACGATCAAGAGAATAGCTGAGTTCTTGGGATGTGGTTTTATTGAAGCAGAAGAAGTGAGAGGGATTGTGAAGTTGTGTAGTTTTGAGAGCTTAAGTAGCCTGGAAGCTAATAGAGAAGGGAAGTTGCCAAATGGCGTGGAGACTAAAGCTTTCTTCAGAAAAGGAGAGGTTGGAGGATGGAGAGATACTTTGAGTGAGTCCTTGGCAGAGGAAATTGATAGAACCATGGAAGAGAAGTTTCAAGGTTCTGGTCTAAAATTTTCTTGTTGA